The stretch of DNA GGATTTGCGTCTACATTCCGGAAGAGCCAAAATATGAATAGGCGTCTGTGAAACGGGGGGCGTCGAGTCGTCTGCGAGCTCGATGCGTGAGAACGTCAGATGTCTGGATATGACGTCAAAGAAAGTCACGCACAGATCGGCAGTTCGGCACGGCTCTcgaattttgctaatttgatttTCGTTTTTTACCGATGTATACTGACCTATATGGTTAGATATACGATGTATTTCTGAATCATTATATTCAGTCTACTGTTGGTAGTgcctaattaaaataatttcgCGTAAATGCAATTGtctgtgaataaaataattacttttaaataatatcaaGAGATTACAAAATTATGCGTTTCGATTAATACGTCTACGAGTCcaactaattttattatgagTGTTTGTGACTACATGACATCGTTTGAATTGTCGTATAACGAAGTCAAAACGATGCACGATatcgaagtttttttttcaatagttaaATTAATATCGATAGTGAAACTTTGTATGCCCGTTAATACCTGTAATTACAACAATTTAACATAGCATCTTCGGTTATTTAGAACTGAAACTTCcagaaatgtaaaataaaagccTCGATGATTAATTGGATTAAACTATTTTGCcaatttgattcttgtttttcacAGACTACGCAAGTTGATCATTTGCGGCATACGAATGCATCAATGCGGcattatattaatttgattcttgtttttcacCTATCTATTCTTGCATAAATCAcgcaaattaacatttgcggtATATGATTGCCTCGACGtggcattgaattaaaatattcttgTATTCCGTATACTTCGAAGTTAAACATTCGCGACATATGAATGTATCGATGCCGCATTATATTAGTTTGAATCTTGTTTTTCATCGATCTATACTAGTATAAATTACGCAAATTgaacatttgcggcatatgaatacATCGATGCGGCATGTGTTAcattattttgctaatttgattcATGTTTCTTGCCGATCTATTATTGTGTAAATTACGCAAGTTGatcatttgcggcatatgaattaaattattttcgtatAGATTAACATTTGTGGCATATGAATGCCTCGATGTggcattgaattaaattattctcgTATACCGTAACTTTCGGAAGTTAaacatttgcggcatatgaatgtatcgatgggacattatattattttgaatcttgTTTTTTACCGATCTATTCTAGTATAAATTATGCAAACTgaacatttgcggcatatgaatacATCGATGTGGCATTATATTAagttattttgctaatttgattctCGTTTTTCGCCGatctattcttgtataaattacGCAAGTTGCACattttgcggcatatgaatgtCTCGTTGCGGCATTAGATTAAATTATTGCTTTATGAACTTATTCATCTAATGCTATATCGAGGcattaattttactgtttatcGATTGTGTGttatcaaaatgtaatttttattatctcTGATCCATTTATTATCGTTAACACGCCATCCTATCTAcattgaaaatgagagaaacaCGGCACGCCAAGGTTTACGTCGAGGGTCGAGGAACGGCCGATGCGTGCCTGCGTGCGTCGATTGAAATTCAGTGACGTCACACGCCGTCAATCGTTTTTTGCTCATTTCTCTCGAACGCAccggtaaaaatttttttacatcggtagatctgattattttttcacgaggaattcaatgatgatggttttagattgcgctttttgTTAGTTTACTGCGCTGCTTCAATTTATCGATATCGGGAGACAAAATCCGCCAGACGTACATCGAAGGAGGGATATTCGATCACCATTAAAATAGGTTTCTCTAAAACGAGAGATTGTCTCTCGATCTGtaaagtgtgccgtactgtattaaactaaatcaaaaactgaaaaaattgaatttttataatCCCTTAACTTTTTAGTTGTGATATAAATTAAAGCagagaaaatcattttttgtgtataatttgaCAACCTGCTATAAATCATGAAGTACATGTAATAAAAATTTTCGTTTAGATTTTTTTTCGACAGCCAAGGCTGTACATAAATACATAACTAATTATACcctgaattattattttttttcttgttatcTTAGTATTCATCCATAGGTAAAGaatattgtatataaatttgatataccggtaatacagcctctcaaaaataattattgtaGTCTTAAAACTGAAATTATCATACATAGCCTACAATATGACTAAATCAGTATTAGATTctgcaaaatttatttgaaataaaattgaaaattaagaTCAAGTTAATGATATTAGAAATGTGTATTGGTAAAAGTTATGAAATTGCTATTTATCTCggtttattttgctttttttacttggaaatttttttttagcctAGTCAACTTTCTGCAAATGAATCTCTACTTGCTAAGATTCGTCATTGTTCTTGGGtagaaataatattatatatcagtactccttttttttcacaatattatgATTTGTGTCAACGTGACTTCATGAAAAAATGTGATAGTTGTTTTACTAATAAAACAgattgacaatttttttcaaaatttattataaccTACTAGATAATTCCTACATGACACTTCACCACATATTCTAATAAATTGACAACTCGATCAGATGCTGTTTGTCAAGTTTTTCTATTGACATTTGTCGATTTACTCTGAATATCTTCGTATATTTAGCATAGAATAGTGGTATTTTTTCAGGTTCAAAACTATCAAGTCATCGTGGTAGTTTCCTAGCATGGCAATGGCCAAAATCAAACCTTGATATTTTACTATTTCATCAGAGAATTTTCCATGAATCATATTTGAGGAAAATACTAAATTGAATATTAGTTGAATGTTGAGCCAAATTCGTATTTTACAGTTATTAGATCCTGCAGTCAGGCTATTCATGAGCTAATCGTAATATGTCAAAAGCTTAAATCGGTAACCATGCTAAATGTAAAAATTACCGTAAGTATTAAACAGTATTTCAGTGAAGAACAAAATTTGAGCTTTTTGGCCTGTCTGCTTCACAAAATGGAAGTTGCAACATTTTATTGCTTGGAATCGGGAAATGCTTTCAGTAACTTCAAAAGTAAAAAGTAAAACCAAGTATTTAACTACTCGGAATACATTCtgagaaaatatattcaaatatggaATATCGAATACATTATAAATTGGGGCAAATTTATGCGGAAAATTACATAAAGGTTACTGTTTTCTCTTTGTTGTTTGTTACCAGTTGAGATATCATATGTTTAGATCTGCTTGTCTGACGGCTCATAATCCctaattttttagaaaattactAAATCAACTATATTGAGTATAATAAATTTCgaatgaatcaaatattcgattcgttttggacatttCTAAATGCGTGTATAATACATTATACCACTGCTACTCTTTTATTCAAGGATTAAAGTTCtacttgttttaaatttttgttactTTGGAATTGGCACATATAATCCCAACTGATCCAAAGATGATTCTGATTCTCTCTACTAATCTGaatttttcaagtctattcataatttttctgatgaatgccatattatttgaatattttgtttcttGTTTCAGTCATATGGTAAGTATAATAGTGGGTAATTGACAAGCTATACAAAATCAATTCAGATACATTGTCCTTttggttaaaataatattatcagaTGCTACTATCAGGAGAAATTTAAATACTTACTTTCACTAAACCTAGTTAATACCTATCTTTATATTTCATGCAGTGTACACCTGCTTGCAGCATGCATTGCATCACGCGTACAGCACGGTCAAATTCTTGACACGAAAGCAAAAGAAATGGCCTATATGATACCAAGTCTAAAAACTGTATGCGGTTGATAGCAATCGGCCATTGTTCAAATGAactgtaaattgaaaatacaacaTGGACTATATTAGAATAAATGGCCATGAACTTTAATCAGACATTTTATGTCATTTTTAGTAGTAGGTTAGATATCACAAATGATGCCACAAACACGGCAAAGTAAGAGAAGGTCAGCGCCTTCCAAAACATCCCCACCTAAGCGTCGGAAAAGTACACCTGCCGAAGAAATCAAGGATGTATCACCGATAAAAGATGAAGAATACCAGGATAATAATGATCCAGATGATGACGATATCCTGGAGAGTGATGGCGAAGAGGAGATTATTGAAGAAGAGATTGATCAGGAGCCGGATGATGAGCCTGCAGTTGATTCCAGGGACAATGATTCTCCTCAACATGATCAGGACATTGATCTTAACCTTGAACATGATGGAGAAAATAATGAAGACAATGGAAACGAAGATTTTGATACTCGAAGCGAAGCTACATCAGACTCAGGGCGTTCAGCGGGGGCTGAAAATGATGACGAACCTGTATATGATGACGACTATGAAAAAGAAACATATGATGATAGACGTAGCAGTGATGATAGAGATAGCCGTGGTATTTCACCAATTGTTTTTAATCGTTCGGATACTTCAGATGAGGAAGAAGATGTTGCCCCACCAGGCGAGAGTGAAGAGGAAAAGCCTAAAAAGAGCATAGTCATTCCACCAGCTGAAATTCGTACTCAGCGCCGAGATAGACATAGTAAAATGTTAAAGTATCTATTTCGAGATGCtagattttttgttattaaaagcAATAATCATGAAAATGTTTCACTTGCTAAAGCAAAAGGGGTGTGGTCGACACCGCCGAGCAATGAACACAAGCTGACTAAGGCTTTCAAAGAAAGCAGAAATGTCATTCTCATTTTCTCTGTTCGAGAAAGTGGTGCCTTCCAAGGTTTCGCTCGTATTTCCACTGAAGCAAGACATGATTACGGACCCATTCATTGGGTTTTACCAGCTGGTTTGAGTGCGAGAGCACTTGGAGgtgtttttaaaattgattggatGTGTCGAAGAGAACTTTCTTTTATCAAGACTGGTGATATACGTAACCCATTTAATGATAACAAACCAGTAAAAATCGGCAGAGATGGACAAGAAGTTGAACCCAACGCAGGAAAAGTTTTGTGTTTAGAATTTCCTCATGATGATGGAGTAGATTTAGAATCGATTATACACAGAGTAAGAAAGAGGGAAAAGGAAATGGGCAATGTACGTTATGAAGTTCCTCGTTATCCAGTTCCTGATAATGGCCCTAGGAGTAGAGCTGCTAGAAGTGGACGAGGCAAAGATTTTAACAGAGGTCCAAGAACTTTTCCAAGGCGGGATGATGGTGGGGGAAGAGATCCACGCTCCTATTCAAAAGATAATTATTCTCCTCGTTTTAAAGACTTCAGAAGTCGCGGAAGATTTCAGGGAAGAAGGAATCAACATAATGATGGAGGTTATCAATATTTTCGCAATTTTTCTTCTGATCATGTCAGAAATGAATACGAGCAGCCAGCTAGTTCCTACCCTAGCCTTATGTCAACATTCACAAGCTATCAATCTTCTAATTATCAAGATGTTCCGCCGTTGATGCAGCAATATGTACAAAGCCCATACCAAACATCGAATAAACCTTCCTCAGCTGTTATAAGCAAGTACAGTGACGGTTCTCGAATTTCCTCGCGTACCAATGACTCTAGTTTAAAAAGCAGTTCTTCGATATCTAGAAGTTATGATTCTCGAGCACATGCTGCAGCTTGTGATGATTTTGTGCGTCGTGTTGCAGCGGGAAGAAGTGGAGCCGTGGCATCATCATCAAGTCGTTCAAACGAGCGGTCACAAGGACGTGAGCACACAAGCCGATCCTCAAGATCTGAGAGAGAAAACAGACATAGCAGAAGGTAGAGATTATCACAAATTGTCCAAGTATTTCTGGACAAGGGGATGCCAACATTCGTGATTTTCTGAACGATTTTAACTGTTTTATATCACGGCATAAATTCAATCGACCAATGTTGTACCATATTGGGAATGTTACTCATCATGATTGCAAGTATATTCCCACCCCCCCACTTGTGTGATGTAATTTCTTTCAGCTAGACTAAATTGCAGATTTACAGGCAGCAGGAAAAACTTGGCTACCAATATCTGACAAAGCTTCATGCTTGAACGAGTAAACTATTTCATGCTATATGTACCATGTTTATATTGGCTatcaaatacaaatcaaaattttacatGGAGAAGTCATTCTATGAAGAACATTGCAACATTCTCATAATATTTTATAAGTATTTGCTCTTGAAATTGTAACATTTGGGCCTCTCACTTGATTCTCATTAATCTATAGTAAATTTTAATACCCATTGCATATTATACTTTTTCTAAAGTATCCAGTTATTAAAGGTATACACAACTGAATGTGTTCATACACCATCACTATTTtgaaccctaaattttgtcaaattgaatTCATAAATTGTTATTGTCTTAAATTCAACCTAATGATTTTCCTATATTCATACATAACTGAATCAGAATCTGTATAATGTCTAACAAACTCCTGCTCCACCTGGATGTAGGTATTAATTTTTTGCCTCATTTATATGCAAAGCGGCATTTTTTGCATACCTATTTTATCTTATTAACCCTATGAAAATAATGAATCGAAATCGTTTATTTTATTTCGGATCTCAAATGCAGAAGACTATTCCGTCAGCCAAGTTTTCACTGCCTGCCAGTTTATTTAACAAAACTCTCCTGTACTTGCTTTGCAACTTTGCATGAAGATTTTTTTGACAACATGCTCTCCTAAATTGGGACTAGTAGCTTACTCAAAATGGGGATATCTTGAACTGTTAGTAGTGAACAATTTTGAATCTTGCTTCGTGTTTTTTTAGATAACATTTGTTTTAACCATGTTATGACTTTGTGTATTCACACATTTCGCAAATCATTGCCGAAAATTTAGTGTCGTTGGTTACATCGATTGGTCATTTTTATACTGTACTGCCGATACTTGTTAAATACATttgtaaaatttgtgaaaagATTTTCATGTTCCGGTGTGGTAAGTGGTCTGGCCGTAAGGATTCCATCGCTTGTGAACTTCGCCCGGGAAATGTACACCAGCAGATTTTTTCAGCCAAACGCAAATTGGAAGCACGGACGTTTGCACCGTGGGAGCAGATGCCCACAGTTGCGAAATTcctaggatatatatatataatatatattgcaaatcAAGTCTCTTGGACCACCGCGCTGTGTTGTCACTCATTTTTTTGAACCAAACAGCAAAAACGTATAGATAATTGCACTTACAGATATACACACTCCATCAGAGTAAtgagtaaacaaaaaaattgagaatGCGAGATAACGCTGAGCAGGTCGTTTTCAACTCTTATGCTCCATTTTTCTGTTGTCTCGTCATCTACATCAGGGGTGGCCGAGAATCCCAGCGCAGTAATTTCGTTCTGCCGCGCACTGCATAAGTATTGACAATTCTGTGTTCGTTTAAAATGTTgtgttcttttctatttttcctaatTCTTCGCGCATACCTTTTTTCGGAGCTCACATGGCCTTCTATTCCGCGCAACTAATCAAGCTCTTAGACTTTAGAGGAAGCGTTGCACCAGTTAGAGACCAATAGCCGCATTTCGTACAACTTAGAGAGAACGTTGCACCAGTCAGAGACCATGAGCCGCATTATAAACTAGAacacatatgaaaaaattgctttcatctttaattactgaaccaattgctttggttGCCAATTTGTAGTGGTCAAGGTTGTACTTTCGCTCAAGGGCTACTTATATATATCAACAATcgttcaattcacgttgaaactgaatcaTGAACAATGGATCGTCGTTACAGGACCGTTGGCTGCCTCCCGATAAAGCTACTGGTAAGTTTCCGCAAAGGAATTGggattaatgataaaatatttagtttttctTCCGTGCCCACATATATTTAAGATGAGTAATTATAAGTTTTTCACTCCACAATCTgtgcaatgaaataaatgatggaaacaaaataaataatactgATTAAAGAATCCTAAACCTTaatcaaaatcagaaaaaaaacgGCTAGATTCTATTTTAGCTTGACGTTTTTAAAGAGAGAATCcatggtgaatattttacactATATGGCAAGTTAGTAATAGTAGTATACGATACTAGGATACCAAAGAAGTACCAATACTGGTAGCTATAAAGAAAGAAGTACTTCATGAA from Styela clava chromosome 14, kaStyClav1.hap1.2, whole genome shotgun sequence encodes:
- the LOC120340598 gene encoding uncharacterized protein LOC120340598, which produces MMPQTRQSKRRSAPSKTSPPKRRKSTPAEEIKDVSPIKDEEYQDNNDPDDDDILESDGEEEIIEEEIDQEPDDEPAVDSRDNDSPQHDQDIDLNLEHDGENNEDNGNEDFDTRSEATSDSGRSAGAENDDEPVYDDDYEKETYDDRRSSDDRDSRGISPIVFNRSDTSDEEEDVAPPGESEEEKPKKSIVIPPAEIRTQRRDRHSKMLKYLFRDARFFVIKSNNHENVSLAKAKGVWSTPPSNEHKLTKAFKESRNVILIFSVRESGAFQGFARISTEARHDYGPIHWVLPAGLSARALGGVFKIDWMCRRELSFIKTGDIRNPFNDNKPVKIGRDGQEVEPNAGKVLCLEFPHDDGVDLESIIHRVRKREKEMGNVRYEVPRYPVPDNGPRSRAARSGRGKDFNRGPRTFPRRDDGGGRDPRSYSKDNYSPRFKDFRSRGRFQGRRNQHNDGGYQYFRNFSSDHVRNEYEQPASSYPSLMSTFTSYQSSNYQDVPPLMQQYVQSPYQTSNKPSSAVISKYSDGSRISSRTNDSSLKSSSSISRSYDSRAHAAACDDFVRRVAAGRSGAVASSSSRSNERSQGREHTSRSSRSERENRHSRR